One Vallitalea pronyensis genomic region harbors:
- a CDS encoding RNA polymerase sigma factor: protein MFTRKQTEMKGIISQEIKRVIEEEDKMEKNQARRYYRHNISFDKLEEQHIYKPHLSHTKEDLVDAIFDFSEAIENKNLYHSLKQLKEIDKKIIKMRYVEQLSFKEIAEQLAMKEDTVGKRHRRALDKLKKSMF from the coding sequence ATGTTTACAAGAAAGCAAACGGAAATGAAAGGCATTATATCCCAAGAAATCAAGAGAGTTATTGAGGAGGAGGACAAGATGGAAAAGAATCAAGCAAGGCGGTACTATCGACATAACATATCATTTGACAAATTGGAGGAACAACATATCTACAAGCCACATTTATCACATACAAAGGAGGACTTAGTGGATGCTATATTCGACTTTTCAGAAGCTATCGAAAATAAAAATTTATATCATTCTCTAAAACAGCTTAAAGAAATTGATAAAAAAATCATCAAGATGCGGTATGTAGAACAGCTTAGTTTCAAAGAAATTGCAGAACAATTAGCCATGAAAGAGGATACTGTCGGCAAAAGACATAGAAGAGCATTAGATAAGCTTAAGAAAAGTATGTTTTAA
- a CDS encoding CpaB family protein, whose product MRNWMKYLIVTLIVALLTNGGQFYLWNQYIAQVKVGYETEIEVLNATIQDIGTLVDVYSVRAATFPGQEVKQEDLMLVQTPESLINDSYVLEPQQVMDKFYKIAISPGTPLTDDMFMSEALDDTTRETDLIADSWSVGLKKGDYVDLEITYPYGDKYVVLSHIRVENVNANTIKTYLTGSQRHIYNGALVDYFLHVDNGASLNLVKYTEPGIQEPSKVTYSVTDNILSVITEDPNVMEKINTTLNQEKRTMITNSLSTISDEDASALSSGRRGTLSDITGAEKEHTQMVNELEETRQKELEKQQREAAANQQSNNSNLSIQEGVVN is encoded by the coding sequence ATGCGAAATTGGATGAAGTATCTCATAGTTACGCTCATTGTAGCATTGTTAACAAATGGTGGCCAGTTTTATCTCTGGAATCAATATATTGCTCAAGTGAAAGTAGGCTATGAGACTGAAATAGAGGTCCTAAATGCTACCATACAAGATATAGGAACTCTTGTAGATGTCTATTCTGTAAGAGCAGCAACTTTTCCTGGACAAGAAGTAAAACAAGAAGATTTGATGCTTGTCCAAACACCCGAATCACTCATTAATGATTCTTATGTATTAGAACCCCAGCAGGTAATGGATAAATTTTATAAGATTGCCATATCACCTGGGACACCTTTAACAGATGACATGTTTATGAGTGAAGCACTAGATGATACAACACGTGAAACAGACCTTATTGCCGATTCTTGGTCAGTAGGTCTGAAAAAAGGTGACTATGTGGACCTTGAAATTACGTATCCATATGGTGACAAATATGTTGTTCTCTCTCACATACGGGTTGAGAATGTCAATGCCAATACCATCAAAACCTATTTAACAGGCTCACAAAGACATATCTACAATGGTGCTTTGGTGGATTATTTTTTACACGTTGACAACGGTGCTTCTCTTAACTTAGTCAAATATACAGAGCCTGGTATACAAGAACCTTCCAAGGTTACTTACTCTGTTACAGACAATATTTTATCTGTTATTACCGAAGACCCTAATGTCATGGAAAAAATAAATACAACCCTTAATCAGGAAAAGCGTACCATGATTACCAACAGTTTATCCACCATTAGTGATGAAGATGCCTCTGCTTTATCAAGTGGTCGTAGAGGCACACTTAGTGATATCACTGGTGCTGAAAAAGAGCATACCCAAATGGTGAATGAACTGGAAGAAACCCGTCAAAAAGAGTTAGAAAAACAACAACGAGAAGCCGCAGCCAATCAGCAAAGCAATAACAGCAATCTCAGTATACAGGAAGGAGTGGTTAACTAG